In Candidatus Methylomirabilota bacterium, the genomic stretch TGCTCCATTATCTTCGTCCGATCCGGCTGATCAATAGAGGTCCCGGCCTTCTCGAGATCGTATACCGGACCTCGCAGATCGAGGGAGCCTATCTTCGCCGCCGGGACGAGATCATCTTAGCCGGCATTGCCATCATGGGCGCGATCGCCATGGCGTTCTGGTACCTCACAAAACGAAGCATCTCAAAACCGATTCAAGTGCTTATTGAGGGAGCCGCCGCCATTGGGGCCGGCGAGTTGGATCGGCGGATACCGATCACGCGGAGAGATGAATTGGGTCGGTTGGCGACCGAGTTCAATCGGATGACGGAAAGTCTGAAACAGGCCAGGGAGCAGATCCTGGCGGAGACAACCAAGAAGGTAGATCTGGAGAGACAGCTCCAACATTCGGAGAAACTGGCCGCTGTGGGAAGACTCGCGGCGGGTCTGGCTCACGAGATCGGGACGCCCCTCAACGTTATTTCGGGGAGAGCGGAGTATCTGCTCCCCTGGCTTTCTGAAAGCCATCCGAGCGTGCAAAGCCTTCGGATTATCGTCCAGCAGATCCAGCGGATCAGGCGGATCATCGAACAGCTCTTGGGTTACGCCAGGGCCACCCCGCCCCATATCGCTCCGACGTCCTTGTCGGAGGTCTTTTCGAATGTGCTGCCCCTGCTCGACCACGAACTTGCGCAGCGCGGAATCCGCGTTGAATCGTTGATCCCACACACGCTTCCCAAACTGGCCGCCGATCCATACCTTCTCGAGCAGGTCTTCGTAAATCTTCTGCTCAATGCCCTCGACGCGATGCCGGATGGCGGGAGCGTGCTGGTGGCTGCTCAGGCTCGCGATGACCTGATCGAAGTGCGCGTCGAAGACACCGGATCCGGTATTGCTCCTGAAAGTCTTCCGCGGATCTTTGATCCATTCTTTACGACGAAGAAGGTCGGGGAGGGGACCGGCCTCGGGCTCTCGGTGGTCTACGGGATCGTGAAGGATCACGGGGGCACTATCGAGGTGACGAGTGAGCCGGGTGCGGGAACCGCCTTCCTGATCACGTTTCCCGTTCACCGTCCCCAACCCGTGTAGGCGGCTTAATGGATTGTGCTACGGCCAAGCATAAGCTTCTTGACCAGTTCCGGTCTGTTCTGGATTTCTGTGATATCGGTCGAGCGTTTGATCGTCGTCTGCCGGAGGACGTCATCGCCGGTGCGCATCGGATCCGCGGGCGGGTCTACGTCGTCGCGATGGGCAAGAGCGCAACCGGCATGGCGGAGGCGTTCCTTACGCGATGCGACATTGCGCCATATGCCGGTGTGTTGGCCGATCCAGCGCTTCAGGGCTGGAGTCATCCGCGGTTTCAGACCTTCGAGGGCGGGCACCCGATGCCGAACAGGGCGAGCCTGGATGCCGCTGCAACGGCCCTATCTATGATGCGCGGAGTGACCGGTGATGATTTGGCGATTTTTTTGGTGTCCGGCGGGGGGTCGGCCTGCTTCGAACTGCCGATCAGTGATACCATGACTCTCGCGGACCTTGCGGGGATGAACCGAGCACTGATTTCAGGGGAGTTGACCATCGTCGAGACCAACACGATCAGGAAGCACGTCTCGGCGGTGAAAGGCGGCAGGCTTGCTGTCGCGGCGGCGCCGGCGCAGCAACTGACGCTGTACATCTCCGATGTGCCTCGTGGGCATCCTTCCTTTGTGGCGTCGGGGCCGTCGATGCCGGACGATTCTACCGTTCAGCAGATGCGCGGACTCGTCGAGCGGTATACGCTGACCTCCGTACTTCCCAATTCCATTCGGGCGCTCGTTGATAGTGGCGGCGTGCCCGAAACACCGAAAGCCGACCATCCGGCCTTTCAGAGGGCACAATGGCACAAGCTTCTGGACAACGATGACGCGGTCGCAGCGGCCGTGAGATTTGCTGAAGGGACCGGGTGGAGGCCGATTGTCGTTGAGCTGTCGGACGACACCTCAGCCTCTGATGCGGCCAGGATACTGACTCAGCGGGCCGAGGACGAAGTCAAGGGCCTTGATGGAACGCCCGTTGCGGTGATATCGGGCGGCGAACTGGTCTCTCCGGTACTGGGTGGAGGACGCGGGGGGCGAAATCAGGCATTCGCCCTGGAAAGCGTGGAGGTCATTGCAGGCAAACAGATAGCAGTGCTCAGCGCGGGGACCGATGGAATCGACGGAAACTCCGGTGCGGCGGGCGCGTTTGCCGACGGTACGACACTCAGCAGGGCTGAGGCGGCTGGTCTGGGTATCGCGATAGTGCGCGAAGCATCCGATTCGCATGGATTCTTCGATCGGCTTGGAGATACAATTATCACAGGGCCAACCGGCATCAATGTCCGCGACGTCAGGATCGTGCTGGCCTGGTAAAGCGTCACGGTGAATAGATAAAAATGCGAGCTGCGCTGGTATGGCAAGAGCATGGCTGGTACGCAAAGGGAGGCTCAGTCAATGGACCTGTATGAATTGTACGTACCGAAAATTCTGGTTATCGACGATGATCAGGAGATGCGTCGACTTCTGGAGGATATCCTGACCCGAGAAGGATTCCATGTCACCCAGGCAGCGAATGGATCGGAGGCGCTCCGCACGATTCAGGAGGCCTCATACCAGGTCATCATCCTGGATAAGATCATGACCGACCTGAGCGGTATCGAGATTCTTCCCGAGATCAAGCGCCTCCGGCCGGAGGCTCAGGTCATCCTCATTACGGCCTTCGGCGACCGGGAGACGTGTGTTGAGGCCATGGGGAAGGGGGCGACCGCCTACCTTGCGAAGCCGTTCGGCATGTCGGTCCTCGTTCAGATGGTCAAAAAGGCTCTCGAGCAGAAGATCGGCGAAGCGTAGCGATTGTTCAATCGGAGGGGATCGGATGAGTGATTTCCATCAGACAGGCGTAATCACGACGCTCCATCGGCTGGGAAAGCCGAACCTCGAACAGCTTGAGAAGGAGTTGGAAGAGACACTGTTGTATCGGCCCATCGCGTTGGTGCTGCCGTGTCTCTACTCCGAACTGGAAGGGGAGGCGCTGCCCCGGATTGTCGATGAACTGGCCCAGGTCCGGTATCTGCGAGAGATCGTCGTCGGGCTGGGACGGGCCGGCGAGGAGGAGTTCCTGAAGGCCAAGGCGTTCTTTGCGCCTCTTCCTCAGGCGCCTCTGCTGCTCTGGAACGACGGCCCTAGGATCCAGGCCCTCTATCGTTTACTGGAGGAACGCGGTATCTCTGCCGGACCGGACGGCAAGGGACGATCGGCGTGGATGACGTTCGGCTATGTCCTGGCCCGCGGCCAAAGCGACGTCATTGCGCTTCACGATTGCGATATTCTCACCTACCAACGAGAGTTGCTCGCGCGACTCTGCTACCCCGTCGCGAATCCGCGATTGGCGTTTGAGTTTGCGAAGGGCTACTACAGTCGGGTGACGGATCGCCTCCACGGCAGAGCCGTCAGACTGTTGATAGTGCCCCTCATCCGAGCCCTTCAGCGGATCATGGACCAGCAACCGTTCCTGACCTATCTGGACAGCTTCAGATACCCATTAGCCGGAGAATTCGCTATGATCGCGGATCTGGCCCGGGTGAATCGAATCCCGTGGGACTGGGGGTTGGAGGTCGGGGTGTTGGCCCAGGTCTATCGGAACTGTGCCGTGGGACGGGTCTGCCAGGTAGAGCTGGCCGACACGTATGACCACAAGCATCAGGATCTCTCTGCGACCGACCCGACCAAGGGGCTGACGCGAATGGCTGTCGATATTACCAAGAGCATCCTTCGGACATTGGCTGAAGAAGGGACCGTCCTGTCCGACGGGCTCTTAAAGACCCTGCCGATCACCTATATCAGGACGGCCCGCGACATGCTGAGCCGGTACCAGAACGACGCGTACATCAACCGGCTTGTGTACGACCAGCATCAGGAGGGGCAGGCGGTAGAGGCCTTCGCGAGGGCCATCCAATTGGCGATCGAAGGGTTCCTGGCCGACCCGCTGGGTGTCCCGTTGATCCCCAACTGGAACCGGGTCCTGGCGGCGGTTCCTGACTTCTTGACCAGGCTGCGCGACGCCGTCGATCAGGACAATAAGTTGTGAGCGATACCTTCGGATTTGTGGCAATCGGACGATTGCACGGTTTCTTGTCTCCACCGGCCGATCTCCCGGCCATGGGGGACGACAACTCACACGCTGGAAGGACGGGTGAGGCAGATGTATTGGACAAACTTCGTGCATATCTATCAGCCGCCGACGCAGACCCCGGAGATCCTGGAAAGGGTCACGAATGAATGTTATCGGCCGTTGGTCGCCATTCTCCTCAGGCATCCGCATGCCAGACTGACCCTGAACATCAACGGTTGCCTGACCGAGCAACTGGTCCGTGGCGGCTATCAGGATGTCATAGACGGACTCGGAGAGCTGGCCGCTCGCGGTCAGATCGAATTTACGGGGAGCGCCATGTACCACCCGATCCTTCCCCTGATCCCGGAAGCGGAGGCGGTTCGCCAGATTGAACTGAACACCGCGGCCAACCGTCGCTACCTGGGGAACGTCTACCGGCCGCAGGGCTTCTTTTCCCCGGAGATGTGTTACAGCCGAGGGGTCGCGGAGATGGTCCACCGCCTGGGTTACCGATGGATCGTCGTCGACGAGATCGGCTATTGCGGTACACTGGACATTGTTCGCCCCGATCGACTCTATCGCGTTCGCGGCTTGCGGGATTTTCACGTCTTCTTCAAAGAGCGGTCCACCTCGGCCGGGATCACCTACGGGCGCTTTCCTACCGGAGAGAAGCTGCTTCGACATCTCGGCGCTGCGGTCGGGCACACGCGTTACCTCCTGACCGGTACGGATGGGGAGGTGTACGGTCATCATCGAAAGGGTCAGGAGCAACTGTTGATCGACATCTTTACCTCACGCGCATTGGATCTTTGCCGACTCAGCGATCTGTTTACCCTCTTTGAGGAGGAAGAGGAGGTGGATCCGCTGCCGTGCTCATGGAGCACGTGGGAAGACGAGATGGCCGCCGCCGTTCCGTATCCCCAATGGGCCTACCCGGACCATGATCTGCACCGTGCCCAATGGGCGCTCACCCGCCTGGCCATTGATGCGCTGACCTCGGTCGATCGGTCCGCGCCGGGCTATGAGGCGGCGAGACACTATCTGGACGAGGGACTTCATAGCTGCCAATACTGGTGGGCCTCCTGCCGTCCATGGTGGGATACCGGGATGATCGAGCGGGGAGCCGCCTTACTCAGGCGGGCTGTCGAGGCGGTTCAGTCCCAGATCGCTCCTGAACTGGTTTCCCGGACCGCCGTTCTCGAGGAGGAGATCAGGAAGACGGCCCGGACCTGGCACGAGTCCGGAAAGGCCCATACCCTCAGAAGGCAGTATCTTGAAACCCACAGCGGTGTGGGCTCACTGCTCACCTTCGGATGAGAAAGCGGAGAGAGGAGCAATGAGATGATGGAGCGGGAGGCAACGTCGCCCTTTCTCTTCGTGGGCTGCATCGAGCTCCAGGAGATCCTGGGCAAAGAGGCGGAGAATGAAAAGGAACTGGCCGATCTCCTCGATGAGGTCCCGCTTGATTCGATCTATTATCATACCCACAGCTACTTTCTTCGCCACCCGTTTGTGGCCGGCCTCTACCCCAGCGATTTCGCCACCTGGGTCGCTGTCCAGGTGAGGGACCATATCCTCGGCGAGCGTCTGGCTGTTGTGGACCCCTTCGACTTTGCAAATCTGACCGTGCTTCGCGAAGAGGTCCTTTCAATCGTTGACGACCATCTTTCGAGGATGGCTATCGTACCGCGGGTCGTGTTCGGGGAGCCGTTCTATTTCAAGCAGTCCAGAATCGTCGAGGTCTCCACCGGGCTTGAAGTCAGGACGTTGACAGGGTTTCGAAACGCCCTGGCCGATGTTGATGCCAGCGCCATCTATTTCCACCTTCTCGAGGCGCGCATGCGGCTCAATCGCCGAGAGGGTGATTTTTCCGTCTGGCTTCGGGAATGTCTGCAGATGCCGGAACTGGCTGACGCGATAGGGATGATCAATCCATATCTGGGTAGCCTTGAGCAGCTCCGCTCAAAGCTCCTCACCACCTGCGACGTGTTTTTGAAGCGAGAAGGCGGTCGATGATCTGCAAGGTCGAAGACTATCGCGAGGTGGCTCCGAAAGGAGCGGTCGATCTGCTCTGCCGTTTGAGCGAACGGGTGAAAGGGCGAAGTTTCCTCCACGTCAACTCCACCCGGTATGGGGGAGGAGTGGCCGAGATCCTTACCCGTCTGGTTCCGATGCTGCAGACGCTCGGGATTGACGCGCGGTGGGAGGTGATCGAGGGAACTCCCGATTTCTTCGCCGTCACCAAGCGGTTCCATAACGCCCTTCAGGGTCATGAGCAGGTCATTACCGAGGAGATGTACCGGACCTTCATCGAGGTCAATCGACAGAATGCGAAGTCTCTGAATCTGGACGCAGATCTGGTGTTTATCCACGATCCCCAGCCGGCGCTGTTGATCGAGCGCCGGACAAGGGGGCGGTGGATCTGGCGGTGCCATATCGATGCGTCCCACCCCCAGCGGCGAGTCTGGAACTTCCTTCGCCACTTTGTCGCGCAATTTGACGCCACCATCTTCTCGCTGCCCAGCTTTGGCCAGCGACTTCCGATCCCCCAATTCCTCATTTACCCGTCTATCGATCCGCTGAGCGATAAGAACCGGGAGTTGTCCCGATCGGAGGCCAACAGCGTCCTTGATCGTCTTGAGGTGCCAAGGGATAAGCCGATACTTCTTCAGGTCTCCCGCTTTGATCGCTTCAAAGATCCCTTGGGGGTGATCAATGCCTATCGGCTTGTCAAACGGTATCATGACTGTCGACTGGTGTTGGCCGGCGGCGGCGCGGCCGACGATCCGGAGGGAGCGACAGTACTGGCTGAAGTCCGTGAGGCGGCGGGGCAGGATCAGGACATCCATATCCTGGAACTCCCGCCGGACGCTCATCTGACCATCAACGCACTTCAACGAACGGCGACAATCGTACTGCAGAAATCTACCAGGGAGGGTTTCGGCCTCACCGTGTCGGAAGCGATGTGGAAGGGCAAGCCGGTAATCGGCGGAGCCGTGGGCGGCATTACCGTTCAGATCATCGACGACGTGACCGGTTACCTTGTTCATACGGCAGAAGGCGCGGCCTTCCGGATCAGCCATCTCCTGAACCACCCTGAGTTGATCAAGAGGATGGGCGCCACCGCCAGGGAATACGTCCGGGGAAATTTTCTCATTACCAGGCATCTGAGGGATTACCTTACCCTCCTGACGAACTTTACGGGATCGTGATGGACGGCGTCGACCTGGTTATATTTACCGACCTGGATGGGACGTTGCTGGATTATAAGACGTACAGCTTCGATCCGGCTCGAGACGCGTTGGAAAAGGTCAGGCAACGCGGCATTCCCCTCGTCCTGTGCACCAGCAAGACGAGGGCCGAGGTGGCGCGGTACCGACAGCGCCTCAACAACGATGATCCGTTTATTGTCGAGAACGGAGGCGCCGCCTTTATCCCCGCGGGCTATTTTCCCTTCGCCTATCCGTATCAGCGCGACGTGAACGGCTACCACGTTATCGAGTACGGTACCCCCTACCACAGGTTGGTCGATGTATTGAGGGCGGTCCGAGCCGAGAGTGGGGCCAGGATTGGCGGCTTCTCGGACCTGAGCGTCGAGCAGGTCGCCGCGTTGACGGGTCTCTCGGTGGAGGAGGCCCGTCTCGCGAAGGTCCGGGAGTACGATGAACCGTTTTTCGTCAAAGATCCTGCTGAAGAGCTGGAGCGTGTGGCGACGCTGTTCGGAACGCGAGACCTCCGATGTACGCGGGGCGGAAGGCTTTACCACCTCACGGGAGCCAATGACAAAGGGAAAGCGGTGACCGATGTGACGCGGCTGTTCGAGCGGGCGCGCGGTGTCGTGCGTACTGCCGGGATCGGGGACAGCCAGAACGACCTGCCCATGCTGTGGGCCGTCGACGTCCCCATCCTCGTCCAACGGTTCGACGGGAGTTACGACTCCACCGTCAAGGTTCCCAACCTGATCCGGGTCGAAGGCATCGGGCCGCGGGGATGGCGAACGGCCGTCCTGAACCTTCTATCCGCAGGGACTGAAGGCAGTGGAACAGTTCCTTTATGAGCCCGTTCTGGAGAGACTGCAGGAGATCGGGAAGGCCGACATCCTGATCGGGATCCCGAGCTACAACAACGCCGGTACGATCGGGGATGTCGTCAAGACCGTCGCCTCCGGACTCGCCCTGTACTTTCCGCATGCGCAATCGGTCATCGTCAACTCCGATGGCGGATCTCAGGATGGAACCCCCGAGGCTGTGCAGGCAGCGCTTCGAGAGTCGTCCGCACTGCTTGTTCAGCAGCCCGTTCCGCCCATCCACGAGATTATTACCCCGTATCATGGGATCCCGGGAAAGGGGAGCGCTTTTCGAACGATCTTCAAGATAGCCGAGACGCTTCAGGTCCAGGCCTGCGCGGTTGTCGACTCGGATCTCCGCTCTATTACTCCGGAGTGGGTCGAGCGGCTGGTCCGACCCGTGTACGACGGGAGATTTGATTATGTGGCGCCGCTGTACCGCCGCCACAAGTATGACGGGACTATCACCAACAGCATTGTCTATCCCCTGACCAGGTCCCTGTACGGTCAACGGATCCGACAGCCTATCGGCGGTGACTTCGGTTTCTCGGGGAAGCTGGCTGCGCTGTACCTCACCAAGCCGGTCTGGGAGACCGATGTAGCCCGCTTCGGGATCGATATCTGGATGACGATCACCGCGGCGGCCGAGGGATATCGAATCTGCCAGGCGTTCCTCGGGGCCAAGGTTCACGAGCACAAGGACCCGGGGCTGCATCTCTCAGGTATGCTGGTACAGGTGGTGGGTTCCCTCTTCAGCTTGATCGAAGCGTACCCCAATGTGTGGCAGGCGACACAGGGATCGAGTCCTGTCCCGATCTTCGGACCGTTGCGCGAGGTAGAGGTCGAGCAGGTCTCGGTCAGCGTAGAACGGATGGTGAGCGCCTTTGCGCAGGGCGTCCGCGATCTGCTCCCTATCTGGGAGACGATTCTCGCCCCTGAGACCTTGACCGAACTGCGGCTCATCGCTTCCCGAGAGACGGAACAGTTTCGGTTTCCACTCGATGTCTGGGTCTCTGTGATCTACGATTTTGCGCTGGCCTACCACCATCGAGTCCTGCACCTGGAGCATCTGCTCAGGGCGCTGACCCCGCTCTACCTCGGCAGGACCGCGTCCTTTGTCCTGGAGACGCAAGAGAGCGGCCATCAGCAGGTGGAAGAGGTCATTGAGACGATGGCTGAACGGTTTGAGGCGATGAAGCCCTACCTGGCGGCGCGTTGGAGGTGACACGATGAATGAACTGTGGCAAGAGGCGATGCTCGACGCCATTCGCAATACGGGCAAGCAGATGACCCTCTTTTTACCAAACCTCCTGGCCATGATGACCCTCATCGCGATCGGCCTCGTGGCCGGGTGGATCGTCAAAAGCGTCCTTCACCGGATCCTGCTGGCCGTCGGGTTCGATCCGCTCTGTGAGCGATGGGGAGTAAGCCAGGCCCTGGCCAAGGCAGGGGTGAGACGACCATGTTCCTCCCTCGTCGGCCGTCTGAGCTTCTGGGCGGTGTGTCTGGTGTTTGCCTTCATGGGGATCGACGCGTTAAACCTGCCGGCGGCCACGCGCCTCACCGCGGGCGCCCTGAGTTTCCTACCCCAGCTCCTGACCGCCATTCTCCTCCTGTGGGCCGGGTGGCTGCTGGCCGTTTTCTTGGCTCAGGGCGCCCTGATTGCCGCGGTCAATGCCCAGATCCGGGGTGCGCAGCTCATTGCGACCCTTATTCGGTGGGGCGTGCTGGTGTTTACCGTCGCGACGGTCCTCACTCAACTGGGGATCGCCAAAGAGATGGTGGTGGCGGCGTTCTCGATCACGTTCGGCGGCCTCGTCCTGGCGCTGGCGCTCGCCTTTGGCCTGGGCGGTCGGGACTTGGCCAGAGAGTTGCTCGAACGCCGCCTTCACCGTGAGAAGGAAGAGGAGGAGCGGGACGAGATCTCTCATTTGTAGCGGACCGGGATGCGGTGTCCGGATGACGGTGTGTCGACTGCTGGGACTATCCCTCCTCGTCACGTCCCTCGTTGTCGCCGTCGGGTGTGCGAGAGAAGAGACCGTCACCCACGAGAAGGGGACGGTGGAACTGGTATTCGCTCACTTCAAAGTGCCCTCTCCTGAAGCCCTGACCGGGCTGATCGAGGCGTTCGAACAACAGAACCCGGGGGTCGAGGTCATCGAGGAGGTGCTCCCCACCTCGACGGACCAGCAGCATCAGTTCTACGTGACGGCCCTCGAGGGCCGATCGGCAACCTTTGACGTGTTCGCGCTGGATGTCATCTGGATTCAGGAGTTCGCCAGAGCGGGGTGGCTTATGGATCTCACCCGGAGATTGGGGACTGATGGATTGACGGGGTTTCTGCCGGGTCCTGTAGAGGCTTCAACCTATAAAGATCGCATCTATGCGCTTCCGTGGTTTGTCAACGCGGGAATCCTCTACTTTCGAAAGGACCTGCTGTCGAAGTACGGGTTCGCGCCACCCCGGACGTTCAAGGAGCTGTCCCGACAGGCGAAGATCATCTTGGACAGCGAACAGGATCCGGATCTGAAGGGCTTCGTCTGGCAGGGGAAGCAGTATGAGGGGTTGATCTGTGTCGCCCTGGAGTTCATCCACGGCAATGGGGGTCGCGTGCTGGATGGCCGCGACTCAGCCCTCCGCGATGCAAGGGCGGTTGAGGCTGTCCGGTTCATGCGTGACCTGGTCGCGGTCGACAAGGTCTCCCCTGCATTTGTGACCTCAGCGGATGAGGAGGCGACCCGTCACCTCTTCGGAGCGGGTCGAGCGATTTTCATGCGGAACTGGCCCTATGCCTTGACGCTGTATGACCGGGAGGGTTCGACAATGCGGGGAAGGGTCGGAATTGCCACGCTCCCGTCCTTTGAAGGGTATCATAGCGCTCCGACGTTAGGGGGCTGGCTGCTTGGGGTCAACCGTTTTTCAGCACATCCGGATTTGGCCTGGAAACTCGCCGAGTTCCTGACCAGCCAGGAAGCTCAGAAGGTCCTGGCCATGCGGCTGGGGTTTCCTCCGGCGCGCGATGCCCTCTACCACGATGCGGAGCTCAACCGGACAAACCCGTTCATCCTGCCTCTCTACGAGGCGATGCGGCGGGCCCGTCCGAGGCCGGTGACCCCCTTTTACCTCATGATCTCCCAACTTCTCCAACCGGAGTTCAGCGCGGCCATCATGGGGGTGAAGTCACCTGAGCAGGCTCTTGACGACGCCTCCCGACTCATCGAACACGTCTTGAAGCTGGAGGTGGAATGAGAGGGGATCGGGCGTTCCTGATGATCCTGCCGGCCTCTCTGATGATCGGAGTGATCGCCATTTTTCCGATCGTGCATGCGTTCAGGATCAGTCTTGATCGGAGGATGCCGGTATTCGGCATTTCGTATTTCGTGGGGGTCGACAATTACCGCTTCCTTCTCCAGGATTCCCGCTTTTGGCAGAGCTTCCTGAATACGGCGTACTTCTCGCTGCTCTCGGTCTCCCTGGAACTGATCACGGGCCTCATCCTGGCCATCCTCCTCCACCGGTCGTTTCGAGGACGGGGTCTCTTCAGGGCGCTGGTGCTCATCCCCTGGGCTGTTCCTACCGTCGTGTCGGCGAGGATGTGGGAATGGATCTTGAATTCCGAGTTCGGCGTGCTGAATTATCTGCTACAGCAGATCGGCCTGCTGTCCGCCCCGCTTAATTGGCTTGGGGATCGCACGTTGGCCATGTTTGCGCTCATCCTGGCGGACGTCTGGAAGACCAGCCCCTTTGCCGCCATCATCCTGCTGGCCGGTTTGCAGATGATCCCCGAGGAGTTGTACGAGGCGGCGAGAGTGGACGGCGCCGGTGAGTGGCAGATCTTCCGACGAATCACCGCGCCTCTGCTGTTGCCCTTTATGGTGATCGCCCTGCTTTTCAGGACGCTCGATGCGTTTCGGATCTTTGATCTGGCCTACGTGCTGACGGGAGGGGGACCGGCCAGCACCACCGAGAGCTTGAGTCTGTACGCCTAT encodes the following:
- a CDS encoding glycerate kinase, coding for MDCATAKHKLLDQFRSVLDFCDIGRAFDRRLPEDVIAGAHRIRGRVYVVAMGKSATGMAEAFLTRCDIAPYAGVLADPALQGWSHPRFQTFEGGHPMPNRASLDAAATALSMMRGVTGDDLAIFLVSGGGSACFELPISDTMTLADLAGMNRALISGELTIVETNTIRKHVSAVKGGRLAVAAAPAQQLTLYISDVPRGHPSFVASGPSMPDDSTVQQMRGLVERYTLTSVLPNSIRALVDSGGVPETPKADHPAFQRAQWHKLLDNDDAVAAAVRFAEGTGWRPIVVELSDDTSASDAARILTQRAEDEVKGLDGTPVAVISGGELVSPVLGGGRGGRNQAFALESVEVIAGKQIAVLSAGTDGIDGNSGAAGAFADGTTLSRAEAAGLGIAIVREASDSHGFFDRLGDTIITGPTGINVRDVRIVLAW
- a CDS encoding mannosyl-3-phosphoglycerate phosphatase, whose product is MDGVDLVIFTDLDGTLLDYKTYSFDPARDALEKVRQRGIPLVLCTSKTRAEVARYRQRLNNDDPFIVENGGAAFIPAGYFPFAYPYQRDVNGYHVIEYGTPYHRLVDVLRAVRAESGARIGGFSDLSVEQVAALTGLSVEEARLAKVREYDEPFFVKDPAEELERVATLFGTRDLRCTRGGRLYHLTGANDKGKAVTDVTRLFERARGVVRTAGIGDSQNDLPMLWAVDVPILVQRFDGSYDSTVKVPNLIRVEGIGPRGWRTAVLNLLSAGTEGSGTVPL
- a CDS encoding glycosyl transferase family 1, translating into MICKVEDYREVAPKGAVDLLCRLSERVKGRSFLHVNSTRYGGGVAEILTRLVPMLQTLGIDARWEVIEGTPDFFAVTKRFHNALQGHEQVITEEMYRTFIEVNRQNAKSLNLDADLVFIHDPQPALLIERRTRGRWIWRCHIDASHPQRRVWNFLRHFVAQFDATIFSLPSFGQRLPIPQFLIYPSIDPLSDKNRELSRSEANSVLDRLEVPRDKPILLQVSRFDRFKDPLGVINAYRLVKRYHDCRLVLAGGGAADDPEGATVLAEVREAAGQDQDIHILELPPDAHLTINALQRTATIVLQKSTREGFGLTVSEAMWKGKPVIGGAVGGITVQIIDDVTGYLVHTAEGAAFRISHLLNHPELIKRMGATAREYVRGNFLITRHLRDYLTLLTNFTGS
- a CDS encoding sugar ABC transporter substrate-binding protein, which gives rise to MPRSGVRSSLRPLFGGACWCLPSRRSSLNWGSPKRWWWRRSRSRSAASSWRWRSPLAWAVGTWPESCSNAAFTVRRKRRSGTRSLICSGPGCGVRMTVCRLLGLSLLVTSLVVAVGCAREETVTHEKGTVELVFAHFKVPSPEALTGLIEAFEQQNPGVEVIEEVLPTSTDQQHQFYVTALEGRSATFDVFALDVIWIQEFARAGWLMDLTRRLGTDGLTGFLPGPVEASTYKDRIYALPWFVNAGILYFRKDLLSKYGFAPPRTFKELSRQAKIILDSEQDPDLKGFVWQGKQYEGLICVALEFIHGNGGRVLDGRDSALRDARAVEAVRFMRDLVAVDKVSPAFVTSADEEATRHLFGAGRAIFMRNWPYALTLYDREGSTMRGRVGIATLPSFEGYHSAPTLGGWLLGVNRFSAHPDLAWKLAEFLTSQEAQKVLAMRLGFPPARDALYHDAELNRTNPFILPLYEAMRRARPRPVTPFYLMISQLLQPEFSAAIMGVKSPEQALDDASRLIEHVLKLEVE
- a CDS encoding glycosyl transferase family 2, with translation MEQFLYEPVLERLQEIGKADILIGIPSYNNAGTIGDVVKTVASGLALYFPHAQSVIVNSDGGSQDGTPEAVQAALRESSALLVQQPVPPIHEIITPYHGIPGKGSAFRTIFKIAETLQVQACAVVDSDLRSITPEWVERLVRPVYDGRFDYVAPLYRRHKYDGTITNSIVYPLTRSLYGQRIRQPIGGDFGFSGKLAALYLTKPVWETDVARFGIDIWMTITAAAEGYRICQAFLGAKVHEHKDPGLHLSGMLVQVVGSLFSLIEAYPNVWQATQGSSPVPIFGPLREVEVEQVSVSVERMVSAFAQGVRDLLPIWETILAPETLTELRLIASRETEQFRFPLDVWVSVIYDFALAYHHRVLHLEHLLRALTPLYLGRTASFVLETQESGHQQVEEVIETMAERFEAMKPYLAARWR
- a CDS encoding ABC transporter permease, whose product is MRGDRAFLMILPASLMIGVIAIFPIVHAFRISLDRRMPVFGISYFVGVDNYRFLLQDSRFWQSFLNTAYFSLLSVSLELITGLILAILLHRSFRGRGLFRALVLIPWAVPTVVSARMWEWILNSEFGVLNYLLQQIGLLSAPLNWLGDRTLAMFALILADVWKTSPFAAIILLAGLQMIPEELYEAARVDGAGEWQIFRRITAPLLLPFMVIALLFRTLDAFRIFDLAYVLTGGGPASTTESLSLYAYTLLFQTLQFGYGSTVAVATFLAVLLLSAVYIVVFRRQRHG
- a CDS encoding glycosyl transferase, encoding MSDFHQTGVITTLHRLGKPNLEQLEKELEETLLYRPIALVLPCLYSELEGEALPRIVDELAQVRYLREIVVGLGRAGEEEFLKAKAFFAPLPQAPLLLWNDGPRIQALYRLLEERGISAGPDGKGRSAWMTFGYVLARGQSDVIALHDCDILTYQRELLARLCYPVANPRLAFEFAKGYYSRVTDRLHGRAVRLLIVPLIRALQRIMDQQPFLTYLDSFRYPLAGEFAMIADLARVNRIPWDWGLEVGVLAQVYRNCAVGRVCQVELADTYDHKHQDLSATDPTKGLTRMAVDITKSILRTLAEEGTVLSDGLLKTLPITYIRTARDMLSRYQNDAYINRLVYDQHQEGQAVEAFARAIQLAIEGFLADPLGVPLIPNWNRVLAAVPDFLTRLRDAVDQDNKL